From one Anticarsia gemmatalis isolate Benzon Research Colony breed Stoneville strain chromosome 20, ilAntGemm2 primary, whole genome shotgun sequence genomic stretch:
- the LOC142981875 gene encoding juvenile hormone esterase-like → MAKVKVQPGWLAGEKLDTVTKDSQYYSFKGIPYAEPPLGKLRFKAPQPPRPWEGVRSATEHGPKCPQMDILTNQIDLGNEDCLYLNVYTPEIKPPSPLAVMVFIHGGGYKSGSGNSDSYGPDFLVSQGVILVTLNYRLEVLGFLCLDTEEVPGNAGLKDQVAALRWVKANIANFGGDPNNITVFGESAGGVTAMLHVLSPLSRGLFNRAISMSGVPSCDWCTPFMQTQRSFILGKQLGLETDDPHVLLDFLQNQPVQSLLGTNPTVMSFEEIGDHLLKLYHFTPVTEKDFGQEHFLTVSPQEALKSGKINDVDVFIGHTNEEMLFGISLYEEFFIRDCNRHSELLVPRKLQMTCTPEQVLEIAKRIRNYYFNGKPLSVDSMREFVTYFNHSSFVFDIQRFISNLSKVGKSRRYLYSFSMESERNVFAKGGLKYGIRGASHIDDMMYLFSNSNLPLEKNTREHDLVKLACVVFTNFAKYGNPTPDSSLGVTWPLYEDITRPYVDIGDNLTYRNNPYPEAIKFWRSIYAYVGQEY, encoded by the exons atgGCGAAAGTTAAAGTACAGCCAGGTTGGCTGGCAGGAGAGAAGTTAGACACAGTGACTAAGGACAGTCAATATTATAGCTTTAAAGGCATCCCCTACGCTGAGCCGCCTTTGGGAAAATTAAGGTTCAAG GCGCCTCAACCTCCACGACCATGGGAGGGCGTGAGATCAGCTACGGAGCACGGACCAAAATGCCCACAAATGGACATTCTCACTAATCAAATAGATTTGGGTAACGAAGACTGCCTGTATCTTAACGTGTACACACCAGAAATAAAGCCTCCATCTCCACTTGCCGTCATGGTCTTCATACACGGAGGCGGCTACAAAAGTGGGTCCGGGAACTCAGACAGTTATGGACCTGACTTTCTCGTCAGTCAAGGAGTAATACTTGTCACTTTAAACTATAGATTGGAAGTACTAGGCTTTCTATGCTTAGACACGGAAGAAGTTCCAGGGAATGCTGGACTTAAAGACCAAGTCGCTGCTTTGAGATGGGTTAAGGCAAATATAGCTAACTTTGGAGGTGATCCTAACAATATTACTGTGTTCGGTGAGAGTGCTGGCGGCGTTACAGCTATGTTACATGTTTTATCACCTCTATCTCGAGGCCTCTTCAACAGAGCTATCTCAATGAGCGGTGTTCCCTCTTGTGACTGGTGTACGCCTTTTATGCAGACACAAAGATCATTCATACTTGGAAAGCAATTGGGCTTAGAGACAGATGATCCACATGTCCTTCTAGATTTTCTACAGAATCAACCAGTGCAGAGCTTGCTGGGTACCAACCCGACTGTCATGTCATTTGAGGAGATAGGCGATCATTTATTGAAGTTATACCATTTTACACCAGTCACTGAGAAAGACTTTGGTCAAGAACATTTTTTGACAGTAAGTCCTCAAGAAGCATTAAAAAGTGGTAAGATAAACGATGTGGACGTTTTCATAGGACACACAAATGAAGAAATGTTATTTGGGATTAGCTTGTACGAGGAGTTCTTTATAAGAGACTGTAATAGGCATTCAGAGTTATTAGTTCCGCGAAAACTTCAAATGACATGTACTCCAGAACAAGTGCTTGAAATTGCTAAAAGAATTCGCAATTATTACTTCAATGGAAAGCCTTTAAGCGTGGACTCTATGAGAGAGTTCGTTACATATTTCAATCACTCCAGTTTCGTGTTCGATATACAAAGGTTTATTTCGAATTTGTCGAAAGTTGGAAAAAGTCGAAGGTATTTGTATAGTTTCTCAATGGAATCTGAGAGAAATGTATTTGCTAAAGGAGGACTAAAGTATGGTATAAGAGGAGCATCACACATAGACGATATGATGTACTTATTCAGTAATTCAAACTTACCTCTTGAGAAGAACACCAGAGAACATGACCTGGTGAAGCTGGCGTGCGTTGTATTCACAAATTTTGCTAAATATGG AAACCCAACCCCTGATTCATCCCTGGGCGTAACTTGGCCGCTGTACGAGGACATTACAAGACCCTACGTTGATATAGGAGATAATTTAACTTATAGAAATAACCCTTACCCAGAAGCAATCAAGTTTTGGAGAAGCATATACGCTTATGTTGGAcaagaatattaa
- the CHOp24 gene encoding transmembrane p24 trafficking protein CHOp24, translating to MKSTWSTASFALLIAATLFNSVHSYTITVDAHAEECFFENVEADTKMGLTFEIAEGGFLDIDVTITGPDGAVIYKGERESSGMYTFSAPTSGKYTYCFSNKMSTMTPKVVMFNLEIGAAPQSQTGTKDEEVNHNKLEDMIKELATTLKTVKHEQEYMQVRDRIHRSINESTNSRVVMWSIFEASVLLVMTLGQVYYLKRFFEVQRVV from the exons atgaagagCACTTGGAGTACGGCTTCCTTTGCCTTATTAATAGCGGCCACATTATTTAACAGCGTACACAGTTATACTATTACTGTTGATGCTCACGCCGAAGAGTGCTTCTTCGAAAATGTTGAAGCTGATACTAAAATGG GCTTAACATTTGAGATAGCGGAAGGTGGATTCTTGGACATCGATGTAACAATCACGGGTCCAGATGGTGCTGTCATCTACAAGGGAGAGAGAGAATCCTCAGGAATGTACACATTCTCTGCACCTACTTCTGGCAAATACACTTACTGCTTCAGCAATAAGATGTCTACTATGACACCAAAG GTAGTGATGTTCAACTTGGAGATTGGAGCAGCTCCTCAGAGCCAGACAGGCACCAAGGATGAAGAAGTGAACCACAACAAACTGGAGGACATGATCAAGGAGCTTGCCACCACACTCAAGACTGTTAAACATGAACAAGAATACATGCAG GTGCGCGATCGTATCCATCGCTCCATCAACGAGAGCACGAACTCGCGAGTAGTGATGTGGTCCATCTTCGAGGCGTCCGTCCTCCTCGTCATGACCCTGGGACAGGTCTACTACCTCAAGAGGTTCTTCGAAGTTCAACGCGTCGTCTAA
- the cin gene encoding molybdenum cofactor synthesis protein cinnamon, producing MVKAVAVITVSDTCFKDNTKDTSGPALADFVRELFPEANLHTIIIPDEKEIIERELKYFCESSLDLVLTTGGTGLTPRDLTPEATKAVIQREVPGITTAITIASLKKTPMAQLSRAVAGIRDKTLIVNFPGSKKAVTECFEIVKPILSHAIALIHDEKAEVSYIHKSMQFNHTCTHVSNVDVSKVAFRPRESPFQMYEMAEAWKMVDDVMSEWEERVEIVTIEEGLGRVVAQALSSKEPMPPFPASVKDGYACLSIDGAGVRRVRTAVTAGDAPTAPLCAGECARVNTGAAVPAGADCVVQVEDTRLVSATEDGQTEIEVEILKAPEPQQDVRCVGFDIPMGTVLVDKGYVLDPAKIGILAGAGYQNVTVRAPPKVALLSTGNELQEPSEVKLRPAHIRDSNRTMLRVLLKEHGYDSIDCGIARDSPPELVAAISAALKIADVLVCTGGVSMGEKDLLKPVLLKDFNATLHYGRVRMKPGKPSTFATCEFEGKKKYIFALPGNPVSAYVCSLLFVVRALRVSCGVRGAWARLRVRLAHGAALDPRPEYARAALALSPDGDMPTATLLGSQCSSRLLSACGANVLLELPGATDTQQRLPAGAVVSALVTGRLDFTS from the exons ATGGTGAAGGCAGTAGCAGTAATCACTGTGAGTGACACCTGCTTCAAAGATAACACTAAAGACACATCAGGACCAGCACTAGCAGATTTTGTCAGAGAATTATTTCCTGAAGCCAATCTTCATACAATCATCATACCAGATGAGAAAGAAATTATAGAAAGAGagctcaaatatttttgtgaaagttCCTTAGATTTAGTTTTGACTACTGGAGGAACTGGACTGACTCCTAGAGACTTGACTCCGGAGGCAACAAAAGCTGTGATACAGAGAGAAGTGCCTGGTATAACAACTGCTATTACTATAGCAAGTTTAAAGAAGACTCCTATGGCCCAGCTGTCCAGAGCTGTAGCTGGCATAAGAGACAAAACTTTGATAGTAAACTTCCCTGGAAGCAAAAAGGCAGTTACAGAATGTTTTGAAATTGTTAAGCCTATCTTATCTCATGCAATTGCTCTGATTCACGATGAGAAAGCAGAAGTGAGTTATATTCACAAGTCCATGCAGTTCAATCATACTTGTACACATGTTTCTAACGTTGATGTGTCCAAAGTGGCATTTAGACCGAGGGAGTCACCTTTTCAAATGTATGAAATGGCTGAGGCATGGAAAATGGTGGATGATGTGATGTCAGAGTGGGAGGAGAGAGTGGAGATTGTGACTATTGAGGAAGGCTTGGGAAGAGTTGTTGCTCAAGCACTATCATCTAAGGAACCAATGCCACCATTCCCAGCTTCAGTCAAAGATG GTTACGCGTGCCTAAGTATCGACGGTGCGGGCGTACGTCGAGTTCGTACGGCGGTAACGGCAGGCGATGCGCCCACCGCGCCGCTGTGTGCGGGCGAGTGCGCGCGCGTCAACACCGGCGCCGCAGTCCCAGCGGGCGCGGACTGCGTTGTACAG GTGGAGGACACAAGACTAGTGTCAGCAACAGAAGATGGTCAGACGGAGATAGAGGTGGAGATATTGAAGGCGCCGGAGCCGCAGCAGGACGTGCGATGTGTCGGCTTCGACATACCTATGGGCACTGTACTCGTTGACAAAG GCTATGTACTAGATCCAGCAAAGATCGGTATTCTTGCGGGGGCTGGATATCAGAATGTGACTGTAAGAGCTCCCCCGAAGGTGGCGCTGCTGTCAACCGGTAATGAACTACAAGAGCCTTCAGAAGTTAAGCTCCGACCAGCGCACATCAGAGACTCAAACAGAACTATGTTAAGAGTACTGCTTAA GGAGCACGGCTACGACAGTATAGACTGCGGTATCGCACGTGACTCTCCACCGGAGCTGGTGGCTGCGATATCAGCCGCACTTAAAATAGCAGACGTGCTTGTTTGTACGGGCGGCGTGTCCATGGGCGAGAAGGATCTATTGAAACCTGTTCTACTTAAG GACTTCAACGCAACTCTACATTACGGGCGTGTACGTATGAAGCCGGGCAAGCCGAGTACGTTCGCGACGTGCGAGTTCGAGGGCAAGAAGAAGTACATCTTTGCTTTACCAG GCAACCCGGTGTCAGCGTACGTGTGCTCGCTGTTGTTCGTGGTCCGCGCCCTGCGCGTGAGCTGCGGTGTGCGCGGCGCGTGGGCGCGACTGCGCGTGCGGCTGGCGCACGGCGCCGCGCTGGACCCGCGCCCCGAGTACGCGCGCGCCGCACTCGCGCTGTCGCCCGACGGGGACATGCCCACCGCCACGCTGCTCGGCAGTCAG TGCAGCAGTCGTCTTCTAAGTGCATGTGGTGCCAACGTGTTGCTGGAGCTACCGGGCGCTACAGACACCCAACAGCGCCTGCCAGCCGGAGCTGTCGTGTCCGCGCTCGTCACCGGACGACTTGACTTCACTTCATAG